In Triticum aestivum cultivar Chinese Spring chromosome 5B, IWGSC CS RefSeq v2.1, whole genome shotgun sequence, the following proteins share a genomic window:
- the LOC123114293 gene encoding pirin-like protein isoform X1, giving the protein MPRHSAASPIYTALARLANFNSGRRVLLASRNTSSSSARSSAKTRPFLCLSVLLLLILVVTAVFLFPPAIMSSSSSSAATAASVPFQSPRKVVKKVLSLSQSEGQGATVRRSIGGHEVRNLDPFLLLDEFSVSKPAGFPDHPHRGFETVTYMLDGVFTHQDFSGHTGTIRTGDVQWMTAGRGIVHSEMPAADGVQKGLQLWINLASKDKMIEPRYQELESKDISQAEKDGVAVRIIAGEAFGVRSPVYTRTPTMYMDFTVQPGSQLHQPIPEGWNAFVYIIEGEGVFGKEGAAPASAHHCLVLGAGDGLSVWNRSGAPLRFALAAGQPLNEPVVQQGPFVMNSRAQIQQAMEDYYYGRNGFEKASQWSSA; this is encoded by the exons ATGCCGAGGCACTCCGCGGCTTCCCCTATTTATACGGCACTCGCGCGCCTCGCCAATTTCAACAGCGGCCGCCGCGTCCTCCTCGCCTCCAGAAACACGAGCTCCAGCTCTGCTAGAAGTAGCGCCAAGACCAGACCTTTTCTGTGCCTATCCGTGTTGCTCCTCCTGATTCTTGTTGTGACCGCCGTCTTCTTGTTCCCGCCAGCGATCatgtcttcctcttcctcgtcggcggcgacggctgcgtccGTGCCGTTCCAGAGCCCGAGGAAGGTGGTCAAGAAGGTGCTGTCCTTGTCCCAGTCCGAGGGCCAGggcgccaccgtccgccggagcatcGGCGG GCACGAGGTCCGGAACCTGGACCCGTTCCTCCTGCTCGACGAGTTCTCCGTCTCCAAGCCCGCCGGATTCCCCGACCACCCTCACCGGGGCTTCGAGACCGTCACCTACATGCTAGAC GGGGTGTTCACCCACCAGGACTTCTCCGGACACACTGGCACCATCAGGACCGGAGATGTGCAG TGGATGACGGCCGGGCGCGGCATCGTGCACTCGGAGATGCCGGCGGCCGACGGTGTGCAGAAGGGCCTGCAGCTTTGGATCAACCTCGCCTCCAAGGACAAGAT GATCGAGCCCCGGTACCAGGAGCTCGAGAGCAAGGACATCAGCCAGGCCGAGAAGGACGGTGTGGCGGTGCGAATCATCGCCGGGGAGGCATTCGGGGTGCGGTCGCCGGTCTACACGCGGACGCCGACCATGTACATGGACTTCACAGTGCAACCAGGTTCGCAGCTCCACCAGCCAATCCCAGAGGGCTGGAACGCCTTCGTGTACATCATCGAGGGGGAGGGCGTGTTCGGCAAGGAGGGTGCAGCGCCGGCGAGTGCACACCACTGCCTCGTGCTCGGCGCAGGGGATGGGCTCAGCGTGTGGAACCGGTCTGGCGCACCGCTACGGTTCGCCCTTGCGGCAGGGCAGCCGCTGAACGAGCCGGTGGTGCAGCAGGGGCCCTTCGTCATGAACTCACGTGCCCAGATCCAGCAGGCCATGGAGGATTACTACTATGGCCGCAACGGCTTCGAGAAGGCCAGCCAGTGGAGCTCCGCCTGA
- the LOC123114293 gene encoding pirin-like protein isoform X3 produces the protein MEKEAIMSSSSSSAATAASVPFQSPRKVVKKVLSLSQSEGQGATVRRSIGGHEVRNLDPFLLLDEFSVSKPAGFPDHPHRGFETVTYMLDGVFTHQDFSGHTGTIRTGDVQWMTAGRGIVHSEMPAADGVQKGLQLWINLASKDKMIEPRYQELESKDISQAEKDGVAVRIIAGEAFGVRSPVYTRTPTMYMDFTVQPGSQLHQPIPEGWNAFVYIIEGEGVFGKEGAAPASAHHCLVLGAGDGLSVWNRSGAPLRFALAAGQPLNEPVVQQGPFVMNSRAQIQQAMEDYYYGRNGFEKASQWSSA, from the exons ATGGAAAAAGAAG CGATCatgtcttcctcttcctcgtcggcggcgacggctgcgtccGTGCCGTTCCAGAGCCCGAGGAAGGTGGTCAAGAAGGTGCTGTCCTTGTCCCAGTCCGAGGGCCAGggcgccaccgtccgccggagcatcGGCGG GCACGAGGTCCGGAACCTGGACCCGTTCCTCCTGCTCGACGAGTTCTCCGTCTCCAAGCCCGCCGGATTCCCCGACCACCCTCACCGGGGCTTCGAGACCGTCACCTACATGCTAGAC GGGGTGTTCACCCACCAGGACTTCTCCGGACACACTGGCACCATCAGGACCGGAGATGTGCAG TGGATGACGGCCGGGCGCGGCATCGTGCACTCGGAGATGCCGGCGGCCGACGGTGTGCAGAAGGGCCTGCAGCTTTGGATCAACCTCGCCTCCAAGGACAAGAT GATCGAGCCCCGGTACCAGGAGCTCGAGAGCAAGGACATCAGCCAGGCCGAGAAGGACGGTGTGGCGGTGCGAATCATCGCCGGGGAGGCATTCGGGGTGCGGTCGCCGGTCTACACGCGGACGCCGACCATGTACATGGACTTCACAGTGCAACCAGGTTCGCAGCTCCACCAGCCAATCCCAGAGGGCTGGAACGCCTTCGTGTACATCATCGAGGGGGAGGGCGTGTTCGGCAAGGAGGGTGCAGCGCCGGCGAGTGCACACCACTGCCTCGTGCTCGGCGCAGGGGATGGGCTCAGCGTGTGGAACCGGTCTGGCGCACCGCTACGGTTCGCCCTTGCGGCAGGGCAGCCGCTGAACGAGCCGGTGGTGCAGCAGGGGCCCTTCGTCATGAACTCACGTGCCCAGATCCAGCAGGCCATGGAGGATTACTACTATGGCCGCAACGGCTTCGAGAAGGCCAGCCAGTGGAGCTCCGCCTGA
- the LOC123114293 gene encoding pirin-like protein isoform X2, producing MPRHSAASPIYTALARLANFNSGRRVLLASRNTSSSSARTIMSSSSSSAATAASVPFQSPRKVVKKVLSLSQSEGQGATVRRSIGGHEVRNLDPFLLLDEFSVSKPAGFPDHPHRGFETVTYMLDGVFTHQDFSGHTGTIRTGDVQWMTAGRGIVHSEMPAADGVQKGLQLWINLASKDKMIEPRYQELESKDISQAEKDGVAVRIIAGEAFGVRSPVYTRTPTMYMDFTVQPGSQLHQPIPEGWNAFVYIIEGEGVFGKEGAAPASAHHCLVLGAGDGLSVWNRSGAPLRFALAAGQPLNEPVVQQGPFVMNSRAQIQQAMEDYYYGRNGFEKASQWSSA from the exons ATGCCGAGGCACTCCGCGGCTTCCCCTATTTATACGGCACTCGCGCGCCTCGCCAATTTCAACAGCGGCCGCCGCGTCCTCCTCGCCTCCAGAAACACGAGCTCCAGCTCTGCTAGAA CGATCatgtcttcctcttcctcgtcggcggcgacggctgcgtccGTGCCGTTCCAGAGCCCGAGGAAGGTGGTCAAGAAGGTGCTGTCCTTGTCCCAGTCCGAGGGCCAGggcgccaccgtccgccggagcatcGGCGG GCACGAGGTCCGGAACCTGGACCCGTTCCTCCTGCTCGACGAGTTCTCCGTCTCCAAGCCCGCCGGATTCCCCGACCACCCTCACCGGGGCTTCGAGACCGTCACCTACATGCTAGAC GGGGTGTTCACCCACCAGGACTTCTCCGGACACACTGGCACCATCAGGACCGGAGATGTGCAG TGGATGACGGCCGGGCGCGGCATCGTGCACTCGGAGATGCCGGCGGCCGACGGTGTGCAGAAGGGCCTGCAGCTTTGGATCAACCTCGCCTCCAAGGACAAGAT GATCGAGCCCCGGTACCAGGAGCTCGAGAGCAAGGACATCAGCCAGGCCGAGAAGGACGGTGTGGCGGTGCGAATCATCGCCGGGGAGGCATTCGGGGTGCGGTCGCCGGTCTACACGCGGACGCCGACCATGTACATGGACTTCACAGTGCAACCAGGTTCGCAGCTCCACCAGCCAATCCCAGAGGGCTGGAACGCCTTCGTGTACATCATCGAGGGGGAGGGCGTGTTCGGCAAGGAGGGTGCAGCGCCGGCGAGTGCACACCACTGCCTCGTGCTCGGCGCAGGGGATGGGCTCAGCGTGTGGAACCGGTCTGGCGCACCGCTACGGTTCGCCCTTGCGGCAGGGCAGCCGCTGAACGAGCCGGTGGTGCAGCAGGGGCCCTTCGTCATGAACTCACGTGCCCAGATCCAGCAGGCCATGGAGGATTACTACTATGGCCGCAACGGCTTCGAGAAGGCCAGCCAGTGGAGCTCCGCCTGA